The DNA sequence ACAGAGTTGCTAAAAAGAAAACCGAAATTTCTGCTGAAGAATCATATTCGGTATGAACAATTCCTGATGCAGTAAGCCAGAATATTATTACAAAAGGATTGATAGTGTTGAGAACAAATGCCTTCAAAATATAAATTATTTTTTTTGGTGGTAAGCTTTCAACACCAACATCTTCTTTTATTTTATCTTTATAAAAAAATTCATAAATTCCGAATAATATCATAATAATTCCACCTGTTACGCCAATTCCTATTTTATATTTTGTTTCATAAGCAAATTGAGATAATCCGAGATTTGAAAGAAATATACATGTTAAATCGCTGAGAAAAATTCCGAAGGCAAAAGCAAATCCTGCACTAAAGCCGCGTTTTATACTTGTATGAATTAAAGCAAAAAAAACAGGACCAATAAGAATTGATAATCCTAATCCAAATAATAATCCTTTTAATACAATACTTATCATTTAATTTCTTTTCGCTTGTTCATTTGTTCTTTTATTCGATTGTTTTTTTATTTTGTTTAATATATTCTTCCCAATCAGATAACTTGGCATTTTTTAAAACTCTCGGAAATTTATTTTGACCTCCTTCTTTTCCGTGTTTTTTCATCCAGTCGTAAAACATTTGAGAAGGTAGTATTTCTACAAAAACATCTTTTATGGCTTCAATTCTTTCAACGCGATAGTCGTCATTTAATATTTTAAGGTTTTGGTCAATAAGTTTACTTAATTGCTTTGGGTCAACATCTACATTGTCGATACCTACAAACCACTTGTGAGCAAATAAACTTCCGTATTTGATGCCTGCAACGCCAAATTCTCTTATATCAACATTCATTTGTTCTTCTGTCATTTGAATTGCCCTGTTCATATTATCCTGCGATAAATGTTCACCACAAATACTTAGGAAGTGTTTTGTTCTGCCTGTAATTATTATTTCGCATTTGCTTTTTGATGTAAATTTTATGGTGTCGCCTATAAGGTAACGGTAAGCTCCGGAGCATGTTGTAAGGAGTAATGCATATTCTTTATCTTCTTCAATTTGTTCAATTGTGAGAGTTTTGGGATTTTCATTAAGATTTCCGTCATTATCAAAATTTTCTTCATTGAATGGAATGAATTCGTAAAATAATCCGTTATTCAAAACCATCTGCATCGAATTTGTATTCGGACGGCTTTGATAAGCAATAAATCCTTCGGATGCCAGATATGTTTCAATATAAGTCAGAGGTTTTGCAAGTAATTTTTCGAACCCCTTGATGTATGGAGCCAATGAAACACCACCATGCACATAAATAGATAAATTAGGCCAAATGTCGTGAATGGTTTTAACGTTATAATAGCTTATTATTTTTTCAAGTAAAATTTGTATCCATGCAGGAACACCGGCAATAATGCCAATATCCCAATTTTTTGCACTTTTAACTATTTCGTCGAGTTTTGTAGGCCAATCGCGTCCTCTGGCAATTCTTCTGCCGGGTTTATAAAAGTGTTGAAACCAAAAAGGGATGTTTCCTGCTGTAATTCCCGATAAATCACCCTCGTAATAAGTTCCGTTAAAATTCAAATGGGTGCTGCCGCCAAGCATTAAAATACCTTTTTCGTAAAACTCTTTCGGAAAATCATAATATGCCAAAGAAAATATCTGACGAATACTTGTTTTTTTAATTGATTTCAGCATGTCACTTGTAACCGGTATCTGCTTACTTGATGCTTCAGAAGTTCCCGAACTCAATGCAAAATATTTTACATTTCCGGGCCAGCAAACATATGGTTCTCCGTTTAAAGAACGATACCACCATTTTCTAAATATAAGATTGTAATCAAATAGCGGAACATTCTTTTGATAAGCTTCGACAATATTTTTTTCTTTTAAAATTTCCTGAAAGTTGTATTTTTCGCCGAAAGCTGTGATGCTGCCTTTCTTTAGCAATTTCTTCAGAGTTTTCTTTTGGAGTTTATAACCATTTATTTTTTCAGAAGAAGGTAGCTTTTTCCTTAAGTCAATTGCACTTTTAATAATCGAACCTAATATTGGCATTTTTATATCTTCAAATTTGAAAGGGTAAAAATAATAAAATTTATTTTAATGCACATTTTTTAATTAGAATAATAAAATATAAACACAGAACAACAAACAAGAAGGTAACGGGGTATGGGGCAG is a window from the Bacteroidales bacterium genome containing:
- a CDS encoding LysE family transporter, translating into MISIVLKGLLFGLGLSILIGPVFFALIHTSIKRGFSAGFAFAFGIFLSDLTCIFLSNLGLSQFAYETKYKIGIGVTGGIIMILFGIYEFFYKDKIKEDVGVESLPPKKIIYILKAFVLNTINPFVIIFWLTASGIVHTEYDSSAEISVFFLATLCTAISTDTLKAFIANKTKFFLTQKFLSWVHRISGILLILFGIILICRVFLKLA
- a CDS encoding GH3 auxin-responsive promoter family protein; translated protein: MPILGSIIKSAIDLRKKLPSSEKINGYKLQKKTLKKLLKKGSITAFGEKYNFQEILKEKNIVEAYQKNVPLFDYNLIFRKWWYRSLNGEPYVCWPGNVKYFALSSGTSEASSKQIPVTSDMLKSIKKTSIRQIFSLAYYDFPKEFYEKGILMLGGSTHLNFNGTYYEGDLSGITAGNIPFWFQHFYKPGRRIARGRDWPTKLDEIVKSAKNWDIGIIAGVPAWIQILLEKIISYYNVKTIHDIWPNLSIYVHGGVSLAPYIKGFEKLLAKPLTYIETYLASEGFIAYQSRPNTNSMQMVLNNGLFYEFIPFNEENFDNDGNLNENPKTLTIEQIEEDKEYALLLTTCSGAYRYLIGDTIKFTSKSKCEIIITGRTKHFLSICGEHLSQDNMNRAIQMTEEQMNVDIREFGVAGIKYGSLFAHKWFVGIDNVDVDPKQLSKLIDQNLKILNDDYRVERIEAIKDVFVEILPSQMFYDWMKKHGKEGGQNKFPRVLKNAKLSDWEEYIKQNKKTIE